From a single Sphingobium lignivorans genomic region:
- the hemW gene encoding radical SAM family heme chaperone HemW has protein sequence MTPAAPLALYIHWPFCVAKCPYCDFNSHVREEVDQEAWRDALLRDLAHEAALLPGRTLGSIFFGGGTPSLMPPATIAALIDAAAGHWRFDEAIEISMEANPNSAEAARFRQAADAGINRLSLGLQALDDAALRFLGRAHDLSEGLAALDAAQACVDRVSIDLIYARPGQSLADWDSELRRALGFGTDHLSLYQLTIEPGTRFETDVRRGAFTPADADHAADLFELTRAMTGAARRPAYEVSNHAAPGQESRHNLAYWRYADYAGIGPGAHGRRGGTATARHRKPENWMRAIERNGHGLVEERLLSPAEQAGEALMMGLRLADGVDLRAIAARTGLAPDALIDEAAVARLAGHGLVTRAGDRLATTPAGMLLLDGILAEIVAV, from the coding sequence ATGACTCCCGCGGCGCCTCTTGCCCTCTACATCCATTGGCCGTTCTGCGTCGCCAAATGCCCCTATTGCGACTTCAATAGCCATGTGCGGGAAGAGGTGGACCAGGAGGCCTGGCGGGACGCGCTGCTGCGCGACCTGGCCCATGAGGCCGCGCTGCTGCCGGGCCGGACGCTCGGCTCCATCTTCTTCGGCGGCGGCACGCCCTCGCTGATGCCGCCGGCCACCATTGCCGCTTTGATCGACGCGGCGGCGGGGCACTGGCGCTTCGACGAGGCCATCGAGATCAGCATGGAGGCCAATCCGAACAGCGCGGAAGCGGCGCGCTTCCGGCAGGCGGCCGATGCCGGGATCAATCGCCTCTCGCTGGGCCTGCAGGCGCTCGACGACGCGGCGCTGCGCTTCCTTGGCCGCGCCCACGACCTCAGCGAAGGACTCGCGGCGCTGGACGCGGCACAGGCCTGCGTCGATCGCGTGAGCATCGACCTCATTTATGCGCGCCCCGGCCAGAGCCTTGCCGACTGGGACAGCGAGCTGCGCCGCGCGCTCGGCTTCGGCACCGATCATCTCTCGCTCTACCAGCTAACCATCGAGCCGGGCACGCGGTTCGAGACGGACGTGCGGCGCGGCGCCTTCACGCCCGCCGATGCGGACCATGCCGCCGACCTCTTCGAGCTGACGCGCGCCATGACGGGCGCGGCGAGGCGCCCGGCCTATGAAGTCTCCAACCATGCCGCCCCCGGTCAGGAGAGCCGGCACAATCTCGCCTACTGGCGCTATGCCGATTATGCCGGCATCGGGCCGGGCGCGCATGGCCGGCGCGGCGGCACCGCCACCGCGCGCCACCGCAAGCCCGAAAACTGGATGCGCGCCATCGAGCGCAATGGCCATGGCCTCGTGGAGGAGCGCCTGCTCTCGCCCGCCGAGCAGGCGGGGGAAGCGCTGATGATGGGGCTGCGCCTCGCCGATGGCGTGGACCTGCGCGCCATCGCCGCGCGGACCGGCCTCGCCCCCGACGCCCTCATCGACGAGGCGGCCGTGGCGCGACTGGCCGGGCACGGGCTGGTGACGCGCGCGGGCGACCGGCTCGCCACTACCCCGGCGGGCATGCTGCTGCTCGACGGCATCCTCGCCGAGATCGTGGCGGTCTGA
- a CDS encoding hemerythrin domain-containing protein has protein sequence MTDDIFRQHRVMIAAGEDLLATARRTPPARLEEIAQLRVRLAGLAMAHLKAEEETIVRPLMGSGRIDQIPGAAALIAECRAGHGAYSDHVRRWTLPAIDADRAGYAQALSQMLDQLRAMMEREERLLYWPALRLLGAARETQAG, from the coding sequence ATGACGGACGACATTTTCAGGCAGCACCGCGTGATGATCGCGGCGGGGGAAGACTTGCTGGCAACGGCGCGCCGCACGCCACCGGCGCGACTCGAGGAGATCGCGCAGCTGCGCGTGCGCCTCGCCGGGCTGGCCATGGCGCATCTCAAGGCCGAGGAGGAAACGATCGTCAGGCCGCTCATGGGCAGCGGCCGGATCGACCAGATCCCGGGCGCGGCGGCGCTGATCGCCGAATGCCGGGCCGGGCACGGCGCTTATTCCGACCATGTGCGCAGATGGACCCTGCCCGCCATCGACGCGGACCGGGCCGGTTATGCGCAGGCGCTCTCGCAGATGCTCGACCAGCTGCGCGCCATGATGGAGCGCGAGGAACGGCTGCTCTACTGGCCCGCGCTGCGACTGCTGGGCGCGGCCCGGGAGACGCAGGCCGGCTGA
- the rdgB gene encoding RdgB/HAM1 family non-canonical purine NTP pyrophosphatase, with protein sequence MTRTLPPGRLVIASHNEGKVREITALLGPHGMEPVSAGSLGLPEPEETGTTFAENARIKALASATASGLPALADDSGLEVAALGGRPGVYTADWAERQWFEGEKGRDWYMAMGKVEGLLCEIGPDADRSAAFVCTLCLAWPDGETALFEGRAEGLLVWPPRGRQGFGYDPVFQPAGQSLTFGEMAPEAKKAMSHRTRAFERLVAGLF encoded by the coding sequence ATGACCCGCACCCTCCCCCCCGGCCGCCTCGTCATCGCCAGCCATAATGAAGGCAAGGTGCGCGAGATCACCGCGCTGCTTGGACCGCATGGCATGGAACCGGTCTCGGCCGGGTCGCTCGGCCTGCCCGAGCCCGAGGAGACCGGCACGACCTTCGCCGAGAATGCGCGGATCAAGGCGCTGGCCTCCGCCACCGCGTCCGGCCTGCCCGCGCTGGCCGACGACAGCGGCCTTGAAGTCGCGGCGCTGGGCGGGCGGCCCGGCGTCTACACCGCCGACTGGGCGGAGCGGCAATGGTTCGAGGGCGAGAAGGGCCGGGACTGGTACATGGCGATGGGCAAGGTCGAGGGCCTGCTGTGCGAGATCGGCCCCGATGCCGACCGCAGCGCGGCCTTCGTCTGCACGCTCTGCCTCGCCTGGCCGGACGGCGAGACCGCCCTGTTCGAGGGACGCGCCGAAGGGCTGCTCGTCTGGCCGCCGCGCGGCCGGCAGGGCTTCGGCTATGATCCGGTGTTCCAGCCCGCCGGCCAGAGCCTGACCTTCGGCGAGATGGCGCCCGAGGCGAAGAAGGCGATGAGCCACCGCACCCGCGCCTTCGAGCGGCTGGTCGCCGGGCTCTTCTGA
- the rph gene encoding ribonuclease PH, with the protein MRPSGRAPDEMRTIAMEPGFTVHAEGSCLVSFGDTRVLCTASIEERVPPFLRGKGEGWVTAEYGMLPRATHTRGSREAAKGKQSGRTQEIQRLIGRSLRAVVDLKALGERQITLDCDVIQADGGTRTASISGAWVALRIAVDKLLASGALSVDPIQAKVAAVSCGIYEGNPVLDLDYIEDSNAHADANFVLLSNGNIAEAQATAEGATYDEEALLRLLRLARIGCTQIFAAQDKATGR; encoded by the coding sequence ATGCGCCCATCCGGCCGAGCCCCCGACGAAATGCGCACCATCGCGATGGAGCCCGGCTTCACCGTGCACGCGGAAGGAAGCTGCCTTGTTTCCTTCGGCGATACGCGGGTGCTGTGCACCGCCAGCATCGAGGAGCGCGTGCCGCCCTTCCTGCGCGGCAAGGGCGAGGGCTGGGTGACGGCGGAATATGGCATGCTGCCCCGCGCCACGCACACGCGCGGCAGCCGCGAGGCGGCCAAGGGCAAGCAATCGGGCCGCACGCAGGAAATCCAGCGGCTCATCGGCCGCTCGCTGCGCGCCGTGGTGGACCTGAAGGCACTGGGCGAACGGCAGATCACGCTCGACTGCGACGTCATCCAGGCGGATGGCGGCACGCGCACGGCCAGCATCTCCGGCGCATGGGTGGCGCTGCGCATCGCGGTGGACAAGCTGCTGGCGAGCGGCGCGCTGAGCGTGGACCCCATCCAGGCGAAGGTCGCGGCCGTCTCCTGCGGCATCTATGAAGGCAATCCGGTGCTCGACCTCGATTATATCGAGGACAGCAATGCCCATGCCGACGCCAATTTCGTGCTGCTCTCCAACGGCAACATCGCCGAGGCGCAGGCGACGGCGGAAGGCGCGACCTATGACGAGGAAGCACTGCTGCGCCTGCTGCGCCTCGCCCGCATCGGCTGCACGCAGATCTTCGCGGCGCAGGACAAGGCGACGGGGCGCTGA
- the hrcA gene encoding heat-inducible transcriptional repressor HrcA, which yields MTGPPLDFLSDRARDIFRVVVESYLGTGVPVGSRTISRLPGLNLSPASIRNVMQDLEEAGLLAAPHTSAGRMPTETGLRLFVDAMMQADEPHDDDKRAIERELSGEGPIENALNTATALLSGLSACAGLVMVPRREAVVKQFSFAWLSGTQALAVLVGADGSVENRVVDLPPGTTPSMLIEAANFLSAHASGRTLGEAQQWLAQQIADGEHALDAAAANLIARGLAAWSRDSEDRPVLLVRGQANLIDAHATADLERVRQLLDELEGKSEIARLLDSARAGAATRIFIGSENKLFSLSGSSVIAAPYRGPGGRVIGVVGVIGPTRLNYARVVPMVDFTAQTLSRLMQ from the coding sequence ATGACAGGCCCGCCTCTCGATTTTCTGAGTGATCGCGCACGCGACATCTTCCGGGTGGTGGTCGAATCATATCTGGGCACCGGCGTGCCGGTCGGCTCGCGCACGATCAGCCGGCTGCCCGGGCTCAACCTGTCGCCCGCCTCCATCCGCAACGTGATGCAGGATCTCGAGGAAGCCGGCCTGCTCGCCGCGCCGCACACGTCGGCCGGGCGCATGCCTACGGAAACCGGGCTGCGCCTCTTCGTCGACGCGATGATGCAGGCGGATGAGCCGCATGATGACGACAAGCGGGCCATCGAGCGGGAGCTGTCCGGCGAAGGGCCCATCGAGAATGCGCTCAACACCGCCACGGCCTTGCTGTCCGGCCTGTCCGCCTGCGCGGGGCTGGTGATGGTGCCCCGGCGCGAGGCGGTGGTGAAGCAGTTCAGCTTCGCCTGGCTCTCGGGCACGCAGGCGCTGGCCGTGCTGGTCGGCGCGGACGGCAGCGTGGAGAACCGCGTTGTCGATCTGCCGCCCGGCACCACGCCCTCCATGCTGATCGAGGCGGCCAATTTCCTGTCCGCCCATGCCAGCGGCCGCACGCTCGGCGAGGCGCAGCAATGGCTCGCGCAGCAGATCGCGGATGGCGAGCACGCGCTGGACGCGGCGGCGGCCAATCTCATCGCGCGCGGCCTCGCCGCGTGGAGCCGCGATTCGGAGGACCGGCCGGTGCTGCTCGTGCGCGGGCAGGCCAATCTCATCGATGCGCATGCGACGGCCGATCTGGAGCGGGTGCGGCAATTGCTCGACGAGCTGGAAGGCAAGAGCGAGATTGCGCGCCTGCTGGACAGCGCCCGGGCCGGCGCGGCGACGCGCATCTTCATCGGTTCGGAGAACAAGCTCTTTTCCCTGAGCGGTTCTTCGGTCATAGCGGCCCCGTATCGCGGCCCCGGCGGCCGCGTGATCGGCGTGGTCGGCGTGATCGGCCCCACCCGGTTGAACTATGCCCGTGTCGTCCCCATGGTGGATTTCACGGCGCAAACCCTCAGCAGATTGATGCAGTGA
- the grpE gene encoding nucleotide exchange factor GrpE, producing MAESTGNTGSPEEAVAARIAALEDELATAKQETLYAMAETQNVRRRLEKELADTRAYAATAFARDILSVADNLSRALDAIPAELRDDEKMKGLIAGLEATGKELESTFRKHGVEKFVSVGEALDPNRHQAMVEIPSDAPAGTIVQEMQAGYTIKDRLLRPALVGVARAAD from the coding sequence ATGGCGGAAAGCACCGGCAACACCGGATCGCCCGAGGAAGCCGTCGCCGCGCGCATCGCCGCGCTGGAAGACGAGCTGGCGACGGCGAAGCAGGAAACGCTCTACGCCATGGCCGAGACGCAGAATGTCCGCCGCCGGCTGGAGAAGGAGCTGGCCGACACGCGGGCTTATGCCGCGACGGCCTTCGCCCGGGACATCCTGTCCGTCGCCGACAATCTCTCGCGCGCGCTCGATGCCATTCCGGCCGAGCTTCGCGACGACGAGAAGATGAAGGGGCTGATCGCCGGGCTGGAAGCCACCGGTAAGGAGCTGGAAAGCACCTTCCGCAAGCATGGCGTGGAGAAGTTCGTCTCCGTGGGCGAGGCGCTGGACCCCAACCGGCATCAGGCGATGGTCGAGATCCCGTCCGATGCCCCGGCCGGCACGATCGTGCAGGAGATGCAGGCGGGCTACACGATCAAGGATCGCCTGCTGCGTCCCGCCCTCGTCGGCGTCGCCCGCGCGGCGGACTGA
- a CDS encoding SDR family oxidoreductase, translating into MTGRIAVITGAGSGIGRAVTLTLAARGYRLVLAGRRADALDETAALASGSPEPILCVPTDVSDAQSVAALFDKAVARFSRVDLLFNNAGLNGGRFPIEDMDVALFREVVDVNLTGAFLCLQAAFRVMKAQQPRGGRIINNGSISAYNPRPDTVAYCASKHGVLGLTKAAALEGRRHDIAVGQIDIGNAASAFSEAFARGVPQADGRLVPEPVMDASVVGETVAYMDSLPPDANAQFLTVMPTKMPFIGRG; encoded by the coding sequence ATGACGGGACGCATCGCGGTCATCACCGGGGCGGGCAGCGGCATCGGCCGCGCCGTCACGCTCACGCTCGCCGCGCGAGGCTATCGGCTCGTGCTGGCCGGGCGGCGGGCGGACGCGCTGGACGAGACCGCCGCGCTCGCCAGCGGATCGCCCGAGCCGATCCTGTGCGTGCCCACCGACGTTTCCGACGCGCAGTCCGTCGCGGCGCTGTTCGACAAGGCGGTGGCGCGCTTCAGCCGCGTCGACCTGCTGTTCAACAATGCCGGCCTCAATGGCGGGCGCTTCCCGATCGAGGACATGGACGTCGCGCTGTTCCGCGAGGTGGTGGACGTCAACCTGACCGGGGCCTTCCTCTGCCTGCAGGCGGCCTTCCGCGTGATGAAGGCGCAGCAGCCGCGCGGCGGGCGCATCATCAACAACGGCTCCATCTCCGCCTACAACCCGCGTCCGGACACCGTCGCCTACTGCGCCAGCAAGCATGGCGTGCTGGGGTTGACCAAGGCCGCCGCGCTCGAAGGGCGCAGGCATGACATCGCCGTGGGACAGATCGACATCGGCAATGCCGCCAGCGCCTTCTCCGAAGCCTTCGCGCGCGGGGTGCCGCAGGCGGACGGCCGGCTGGTGCCCGAGCCGGTGATGGATGCCAGCGTGGTGGGCGAAACGGTCGCCTATATGGACAGCCTGCCCCCGGACGCCAACGCCCAGTTCCTGACGGTGATGCCGACGAAGATGCCGTTCATCGGGCGGGGGTAG
- a CDS encoding heavy metal-binding domain-containing protein has translation MIVTTTNNVDGRPVQRYCGVVTGEVIVGANLFRDLFASVRDIVGGRAGAYEEVLSRAREEALAEMRERAASLGGNAVIGVDLDYEVLGANGSMLMVSATGTAVYL, from the coding sequence ATGATCGTGACCACCACCAACAATGTGGATGGCCGCCCCGTCCAGCGTTATTGCGGCGTGGTGACCGGCGAAGTGATCGTCGGCGCCAATCTCTTCCGCGACCTCTTCGCCAGCGTGCGCGACATCGTCGGCGGTCGCGCGGGCGCCTATGAGGAAGTGCTCTCGCGCGCCCGCGAGGAAGCGCTGGCCGAGATGCGCGAGCGCGCCGCATCGCTCGGCGGCAATGCCGTCATCGGCGTGGACCTCGACTATGAAGTGCTGGGCGCCAACGGATCGATGCTGATGGTCTCGGCCACCGGCACCGCCGTGTATCTCTGA
- a CDS encoding DUF2312 domain-containing protein, whose protein sequence is MSDNIAADQLRLLIERVERLEEEKKGIADDIKDVYLEAKATGYDVKIMRQIIRLRKMPAHDRQEMEAILQTYLAALGME, encoded by the coding sequence ATGAGCGACAATATCGCCGCCGATCAATTGCGCCTTCTCATCGAGCGCGTCGAGCGCCTGGAAGAAGAGAAGAAGGGCATCGCCGACGACATCAAGGACGTCTATCTCGAAGCCAAGGCCACCGGCTATGACGTCAAGATCATGCGGCAGATCATCCGGCTGCGGAAGATGCCGGCCCATGACCGCCAGGAGATGGAAGCCATCCTCCAGACCTATCTGGCCGCGCTCGGCATGGAATAA
- a CDS encoding carboxymuconolactone decarboxylase family protein, with protein MTTRFNPYAAAPALMKSWTELSLAVADSLESSLIELVKIRASQINGCANCINMHSHEARAKGETEQRIYLLSAWREAPCYTDRERAALGWTEALTRLSEGHAHAAAKEALNWEFTEEEQVKLTLMINIINGWNRIAVGFDLWYDMPVKAAA; from the coding sequence ATGACCACCCGCTTCAATCCCTATGCCGCCGCGCCCGCGCTGATGAAGAGCTGGACGGAGCTGTCCCTCGCCGTGGCCGACAGCCTCGAGTCCAGCCTGATCGAGCTGGTCAAGATCCGCGCCTCGCAGATCAACGGCTGCGCGAACTGCATCAACATGCACAGCCATGAGGCGCGCGCGAAGGGCGAGACCGAGCAGCGCATCTATTTGCTCTCCGCCTGGCGTGAGGCGCCCTGCTACACGGATCGCGAGCGCGCGGCGCTAGGCTGGACGGAAGCGCTCACCCGCCTGTCGGAAGGGCATGCCCACGCGGCGGCGAAGGAAGCGCTGAACTGGGAATTCACCGAGGAGGAGCAGGTGAAGCTCACCTTGATGATCAACATCATCAATGGCTGGAACCGCATCGCCGTCGGTTTCGATCTCTGGTACGACATGCCCGTGAAGGCAGCGGCCTGA
- a CDS encoding sigma-70 family RNA polymerase sigma factor: MERGTRQDAAARFDPLRPRLVRVAYRMLGSVADAEDMVQEAFIRWMGTDQAAIREPEAFLRRVVTRLCLDHLKSAHVRRETYVGPWLPDPLVEEDAGEEEEDVTLPLMLALERLSPLERAAFLLHDVFGLGFAEVAATVGRDAAACRQLAARARTHVREARPRFRIARDRGLEIAGAFFAASRSGDMSALGAMLAQDVSMHSDGGGKRPATIRPALGFAQVMQLHKALGILFRKHGSQLVRVCFVNGLPGFVTLEADGEYQTTALDIEDGRIAAIYVMRNPDKLRHLH, encoded by the coding sequence ATGGAGCGGGGGACGCGGCAGGACGCGGCGGCGCGGTTCGATCCGCTGCGTCCCCGGCTGGTCCGGGTCGCCTACCGGATGCTCGGCTCGGTGGCCGATGCCGAGGACATGGTGCAGGAAGCGTTCATTCGCTGGATGGGCACGGATCAGGCCGCGATCCGCGAGCCGGAGGCCTTCCTGCGCCGGGTCGTCACGCGCCTGTGCCTCGATCATCTCAAGTCCGCGCATGTCCGGCGGGAGACCTATGTGGGGCCGTGGCTGCCCGATCCGCTGGTCGAGGAGGATGCGGGCGAGGAGGAAGAGGACGTCACCTTGCCGCTGATGCTGGCGCTGGAGCGTCTTTCGCCGCTCGAGCGGGCGGCCTTTCTCCTGCATGATGTGTTCGGCCTCGGCTTCGCGGAAGTCGCCGCGACGGTCGGGCGGGACGCGGCGGCCTGCCGGCAGCTCGCGGCGCGGGCACGCACGCATGTGCGGGAAGCGCGGCCACGCTTCCGCATCGCGCGGGATCGTGGGCTGGAGATTGCCGGCGCGTTCTTCGCTGCCTCGCGCAGTGGCGACATGAGCGCGCTCGGGGCGATGCTCGCGCAGGATGTGAGCATGCACAGCGATGGCGGCGGCAAGCGCCCGGCGACCATCCGCCCGGCGCTCGGCTTCGCGCAGGTCATGCAGCTTCACAAGGCGCTCGGCATCCTGTTCCGCAAGCATGGATCGCAGCTGGTGCGCGTCTGCTTCGTGAATGGCCTGCCCGGCTTCGTGACGCTGGAAGCGGACGGCGAATATCAGACGACGGCGCTGGACATCGAGGATGGCCGGATCGCCGCCATCTACGTCATGCGCAATCCGGACAAGCTGCGCCACCTGCACTGA
- a CDS encoding aspartate-semialdehyde dehydrogenase has product MVARFSSNVPLNVGVVGATGLVGSMMRQLLEERDFPVGTLRLFASARSAGSQVDFKGEKVTVEDAATADFAGLDLVFFSAGGSTSKALAPKVAAAGAIVIDNSSAWRSDPDVPLVVAEVNPHALANMPKGIIANPNCTTMAAMPVLGPLHEAAGLKRLIVATYQAVSGGGMEGIDVLARQIAAVGDKGAALAFNGKADFLPAPEKWAVPITNNIVPLNYVLGEDGYTEEELKLRDESRRILGIPDLPVSGTCVRVPVFTGHGLSINAEFERPIDVETALALLGKAPGVVLSDVPNALEATGADPVFVGRVRPDRTVDHGLAMFVVGDNLRKGAALNAVQIGEVLCGR; this is encoded by the coding sequence ATGGTTGCCCGCTTCTCATCCAATGTTCCGCTCAATGTCGGCGTCGTCGGCGCGACGGGCCTCGTCGGCTCGATGATGCGCCAGCTGCTCGAGGAACGGGACTTCCCGGTCGGCACGCTGCGCCTGTTCGCTTCCGCCCGCTCGGCCGGCTCGCAGGTGGACTTCAAGGGCGAGAAAGTGACGGTGGAGGACGCCGCCACCGCCGATTTCGCCGGGCTCGACCTCGTCTTCTTCTCCGCCGGCGGCTCGACCAGCAAGGCGCTGGCGCCCAAGGTGGCCGCCGCGGGCGCCATCGTGATCGACAACAGCTCGGCCTGGCGCAGCGACCCGGACGTGCCGCTCGTCGTCGCCGAAGTGAATCCCCATGCGCTCGCCAACATGCCCAAGGGCATCATCGCCAATCCCAATTGCACCACCATGGCCGCCATGCCGGTGCTCGGCCCACTGCACGAGGCGGCGGGGCTCAAGCGGCTGATCGTAGCGACCTATCAGGCCGTCTCGGGCGGCGGCATGGAAGGCATCGACGTGCTGGCCCGGCAGATCGCCGCGGTGGGCGACAAGGGCGCCGCGCTCGCCTTCAACGGCAAGGCGGACTTCCTCCCCGCGCCCGAGAAGTGGGCCGTGCCGATCACCAACAACATCGTGCCGCTCAATTATGTGCTGGGCGAGGACGGCTACACCGAGGAAGAGCTCAAGCTGCGCGACGAGAGCCGCAGGATCCTGGGCATTCCCGACCTGCCCGTCTCGGGCACCTGCGTGCGCGTGCCGGTATTCACCGGCCATGGCCTCTCCATCAATGCCGAGTTCGAGCGGCCCATCGACGTGGAGACCGCGCTCGCCCTGCTCGGCAAGGCCCCCGGCGTGGTGCTGAGCGACGTACCGAACGCGCTGGAAGCGACCGGCGCCGACCCCGTGTTCGTCGGCCGCGTACGCCCCGACCGCACGGTGGACCACGGCCTCGCGATGTTCGTGGTGGGCGACAATCTGCGCAAGGGCGCCGCGCTCAACGCCGTGCAGATCGGCGAAGTGCTCTGCGGCCGATGA
- a CDS encoding DUF1244 domain-containing protein, with amino-acid sequence MTIETLDDKTAAAAFRRLVHHLRHRTDAQNVDLMGLAGFCRNCLADWVAEADGAMDRESAREIIYGMPYAQWKDSHQSEATPEQLERMKASVARNAG; translated from the coding sequence ATGACGATAGAGACGCTCGATGACAAGACGGCGGCAGCGGCTTTCCGTCGGCTCGTCCATCATCTGCGCCATCGCACCGACGCGCAGAATGTCGATCTGATGGGGCTGGCCGGCTTCTGCCGCAATTGCCTCGCCGACTGGGTGGCCGAGGCCGACGGGGCGATGGACCGCGAAAGCGCGCGCGAGATCATCTACGGCATGCCCTATGCGCAGTGGAAGGACAGCCACCAGAGCGAAGCCACGCCCGAGCAGCTGGAGCGCATGAAAGCCAGCGTGGCGCGCAACGCCGGCTGA
- the pyk gene encoding pyruvate kinase produces MKKLAPRTRKVRILATLGPASSGSEMIRRLFLAGADAFRLNMSHGGHEGHAANVEAIRALEKELGRPTTILADLQGPKLRIGTFADGPVMLRPGDSFRLDRDTEPGDARRVALPHAEIFAAAQPGTRLLLDDGKLVLRVKAVSDDAIETQVEVGGQLSERKGVNVPDVVLPMAALTDKDRRDLAFAIEAGVDWIALSFVQRPDDLAEARRLMGGHGQLLAKIEKPAALNRLEEILEMSDAVMVARGDLGVELPPYAVPPLQKQIVESARRLGKPVVVATQMLESMIKSPTPTRAEVSDVATAVYDGADAVMLSAETAAGDWPEQAVAMMDSIAHSVEHDPGYLDRLHFTKTIPDPTTSDALAGASQTITTTVSAKAIVCFTASGSTVRRIARERPSAPILALTPRATTARRMGLFWGVHAVRTKDIGSFEEMIGKAKRMALRHGIAAGGDKIIVLAGVPFGTPGSTNVLHVATIRGDELRVHGEG; encoded by the coding sequence ATGAAGAAACTTGCCCCCCGCACCCGCAAGGTCCGTATCCTCGCCACGCTCGGCCCGGCCAGCAGTGGCAGCGAGATGATCCGCCGGCTGTTCCTGGCCGGGGCGGATGCCTTCCGCCTCAACATGAGCCATGGCGGGCATGAGGGGCATGCGGCGAATGTCGAGGCGATCCGCGCGCTGGAGAAGGAGCTTGGCCGGCCGACCACGATCCTGGCGGACCTGCAGGGCCCCAAGCTGCGCATCGGCACCTTCGCCGACGGCCCGGTGATGCTGAGGCCGGGCGACAGCTTCCGGCTGGATCGCGACACCGAGCCCGGCGACGCGCGGCGCGTGGCGCTGCCCCATGCGGAGATCTTCGCCGCCGCCCAGCCGGGCACGCGGCTGCTGCTGGACGATGGCAAGCTGGTACTGCGCGTGAAGGCCGTGAGCGACGATGCCATCGAGACGCAGGTCGAGGTCGGCGGGCAGCTCTCGGAGCGCAAGGGCGTCAACGTGCCGGACGTGGTGCTGCCGATGGCCGCGCTCACGGACAAGGACCGGCGCGACCTCGCTTTCGCGATCGAGGCGGGGGTGGACTGGATCGCGCTCTCCTTCGTGCAGCGGCCGGACGATCTGGCCGAGGCGCGCCGGCTGATGGGCGGCCATGGCCAGCTCCTCGCCAAGATCGAGAAGCCCGCCGCGCTCAACCGGCTGGAAGAGATACTGGAAATGTCGGACGCGGTGATGGTGGCGCGCGGCGATCTCGGCGTCGAGTTGCCGCCTTATGCCGTGCCGCCGCTGCAGAAGCAGATCGTGGAGAGCGCCCGACGCCTCGGCAAGCCGGTGGTCGTCGCGACGCAGATGCTCGAATCGATGATCAAGTCGCCCACGCCCACCCGCGCGGAAGTGTCGGACGTGGCCACGGCGGTCTATGACGGCGCGGACGCGGTGATGCTCTCGGCCGAGACGGCGGCAGGCGACTGGCCCGAGCAGGCCGTGGCGATGATGGACAGCATCGCGCACAGCGTGGAGCATGATCCGGGCTATCTCGATCGGCTGCACTTCACCAAGACCATTCCCGATCCCACCACGTCGGACGCGCTGGCCGGCGCCAGCCAGACGATCACCACCACCGTCTCGGCCAAGGCGATCGTCTGCTTCACCGCATCGGGCAGCACCGTGCGCCGCATCGCGCGCGAGCGGCCCTCCGCGCCCATCCTCGCCCTCACGCCGCGCGCCACCACCGCGCGCCGCATGGGCCTGTTCTGGGGCGTCCACGCCGTGCGCACCAAGGATATCGGCAGCTTCGAGGAAATGATCGGCAAGGCCAAGCGCATGGCCCTGCGCCACGGCATCGCGGCGGGCGGGGACAAGATCATCGTCCTCGCCGGCGTCCCCTTCGGCACGCCGGGCTCCACCAACGTCCTGCACGTCGCCACCATCCGCGGCGATGAACTGCGGGTCCACGGCGAGGGCTAG